Proteins found in one Aquibium microcysteis genomic segment:
- a CDS encoding acetamidase/formamidase family protein encodes MAHRCDHTLHRTIHHHGWNNANPPAIRIAPGQTVEFDTIDASGGQISPVSGVEAVRKLDFALVNPVTGPVYVDGAEPGDAIRVKILGFKPSGWGWTANIPGFGLLADQFPDPALHLWSYATTSMGPAAFGPGGRVPLKPFPGTIGLAPAAHGTHSIVPPRRVGGNLDVRDISEGVELWLPVEVAGGLFSVGDMHAAQGDGEICGTAIESPMSVAISFNLEKRANLKYPRFRTPGPVTRHLDAKGYDATMGIGPDLMTAAREAVSQMVDLLSRRTGMAAVDAYMLCSVAGDLRISEIVDQPNWVVSFYFPRVVLE; translated from the coding sequence ATGGCGCATCGCTGCGATCACACGCTGCACAGGACCATCCACCACCACGGCTGGAACAACGCCAACCCGCCGGCGATCCGCATCGCGCCGGGGCAGACGGTGGAGTTCGACACGATCGACGCCTCCGGTGGCCAGATCTCGCCGGTCTCCGGCGTGGAGGCGGTGCGCAAGCTCGACTTCGCCCTGGTGAACCCGGTGACAGGACCGGTCTACGTGGACGGCGCCGAGCCGGGCGACGCGATCCGGGTGAAGATCCTCGGCTTCAAGCCGAGCGGCTGGGGCTGGACGGCCAACATCCCGGGCTTCGGCCTGCTCGCCGACCAGTTTCCCGATCCGGCGCTGCATCTGTGGAGCTACGCCACCACCTCAATGGGTCCCGCCGCCTTCGGGCCGGGCGGGCGGGTGCCGTTGAAGCCGTTCCCGGGCACGATCGGCCTCGCGCCCGCCGCGCACGGCACCCATTCCATCGTGCCGCCGCGCCGGGTGGGCGGCAATCTCGACGTGCGCGACATTTCCGAGGGCGTGGAACTGTGGCTGCCGGTGGAGGTGGCGGGCGGACTGTTCTCGGTCGGCGACATGCATGCCGCGCAGGGCGACGGCGAGATCTGCGGCACGGCGATCGAAAGCCCGATGTCGGTGGCGATCTCGTTTAACCTCGAGAAGCGCGCCAACCTGAAATACCCCCGCTTCCGCACCCCCGGCCCGGTGACCCGCCACCTCGACGCCAAAGGCTACGACGCCACCATGGGCATCGGCCCCGACCTGATGACCGCCGCCCGCGAAGCCGTCTCGCAGATGGTCGACCTGCTGTCCCGCCGCACAGGCATGGCCGCCGTCGACGCCTACATGCTCTGCAGCGTCGCAGGCGACCTGCGCATCAGCGAGATCGTGGATCAGCCGAACTGGGTGGTATCGTTCTATTTTCCGCGGGTGGTGCTGGAGTAG
- a CDS encoding LysE family translocator has product MDHSALFAYSGALAALTAAPGPVVAVLVARSLGRDSTGAAAFAAGLCLGDVLAVCIVALGVGVWAEGRPDLFSAAKYIGVAYLIWLSVRMWNDASGLAAGEERRTGWLASACAGVALCLGNPSTLLIYILLLPTVAPAGIADLPQLALLVLVTFVSVGAVFFGTIVLARQVDRLFASPRASSRFSRISAALIALTSIWVLAS; this is encoded by the coding sequence ATGGACCACTCTGCCCTCTTCGCCTATTCCGGCGCGCTCGCGGCCCTGACGGCCGCGCCCGGACCGGTCGTGGCCGTGCTCGTCGCCCGCTCGCTCGGCCGCGATTCGACGGGTGCCGCAGCCTTTGCCGCCGGGCTCTGCCTCGGCGACGTCCTGGCCGTCTGCATCGTGGCGCTCGGCGTCGGCGTGTGGGCCGAGGGCCGGCCCGACCTGTTCTCGGCAGCGAAGTACATCGGCGTCGCCTATCTGATCTGGCTGTCGGTCCGGATGTGGAACGACGCCTCCGGCCTCGCCGCCGGCGAGGAGCGGCGGACGGGCTGGCTGGCGTCGGCCTGCGCCGGCGTCGCCCTCTGTCTCGGCAACCCGTCGACGCTGCTGATCTACATCCTGCTCCTGCCGACGGTCGCGCCGGCCGGCATCGCCGACCTTCCGCAGCTGGCCCTGCTCGTGCTGGTGACGTTCGTCTCCGTCGGCGCGGTCTTCTTCGGCACGATCGTGCTCGCCCGGCAGGTCGACCGGCTCTTCGCGTCGCCCCGCGCCTCCAGCCGGTTCAGCCGGATCTCCGCCGCCCTGATCGCGCTGACCTCGATCTGGGTGCTGGCCTCCTGA